Proteins encoded together in one Salmo salar chromosome ssa08, Ssal_v3.1, whole genome shotgun sequence window:
- the LOC123744169 gene encoding C-type lectin domain family 4 member E-like, translating into MSMVIYAEPDMNKKVKFDRGEMEEMIVDIYVSADTLRDEPHCQEGWRFFDSSLYFLSTEKKIWESRQDCLERVADLVMINSREEQTFLFNLHMRAWIGLTDSVTDGTWKWVDDTSLTTGYWGTGQPDNGRLFSWQEDCVEIYTRQDDLVKTWNDDICGTNHNWICEKGM; encoded by the exons ATGTCAATGGTCATCTATGCTGAACCAGATATGAACAAGAAGGTCAAGTTTGACAGaggtgagatggaggagatgattgtggatatCTACGTCAGTGCAGACACCCTGAGAGATG AGCCGCATTGTCAGGAGGGATGGAGATTCTTTGACTCCAGTTTGTACTTCCTCTCTACTGAGAAGAAAATCtgggagagcagacaggactgtCTGGAGAGAGTTGCAGACCTGGTGATGATAAACAGCAGAGaggaacag ACATTTCTCTTCAACCTCCACATGAGAGcctggattggtctgactgactctgttactgacgGGACCTGGAAGTGGGTGGACGACACATCACTGACCACAGG GTACTGGGGGACAGGACAGCCTGATAATGGTCGTCTGTTCTCTTGGCAGGAGGACTGTGTTGAGATATACACTAGACAAGATGACCTTGTAAAGACATGGAATGATgacatttgtggcacaaatcataACTGGATCTGTGAGAAAGGGATGTAA